A stretch of Tigriopus californicus strain San Diego chromosome 11, Tcal_SD_v2.1, whole genome shotgun sequence DNA encodes these proteins:
- the LOC131890909 gene encoding uncharacterized protein LOC131890909 produces the protein MIAIAIENIMKPDKKRTKVQNFMGTDAKKDPTKPDPPTSLFNANSLVLFINVFVVLACTGGLIFQGSQCLKRFWDSETKAILSVKPSGEATFLAFTFCPSFKDAYSQDGLAKYGLTVNSYKSGDYFGNQSTMDTSKIDGYDVFADVTYELSELLKVIEISLSDPSLPSVVIDLSKPLNSSQAEWTTIYDDTFGRCYHMYLNPAVTRKEIVNMEIEAKAGIYIYLHHPGQRLDVDSKTKVFAELGNKLFIDLAHELSTNTLGQDGEMPCDASMDWDYDGCIYEKLGNELWNSFGCVLPFMPSVSGRSICRFDTSTQEGLEWKHQVIERYNYLSSTGQRGLCAMPCSTMEVFLGLPFDGVEDPDIAYIKMYIKSTVKVKKTVLDYTWLSMLAEIGGYTGLLLGISVVNITNVVDKVVTKCFG, from the exons ATGattgccattgccattgaGAACATCATGAAACCCGACAAAAAGCGAACCAAGGTCCAGAATTTTATGGGAACCGACGCCAAGAAGGACCCTACCAAACCTGACCCTCCGACTTCCTTGTTCAATGCCAATTCCTTGGTCCTCTTCATCAACGTGTTTGTGGTTTTAGCCTGCACAGGCGGCCTTATATTCCAAGGCTCACAATGTCTCAAGCGGTTTTGGGATAGTGAGACCAAGGCCATTCTGAGCGTCAAACCATCCGGAGAAGCCACCTTCTTGGCTTTTACATTCTGTCCCTCGTTCAAAGACGCCTACAGTCAAGACGGGTTGGCCAAGTACGGACTGACAGTGAACTCGTACAAGTCCGGTGATTATTTTGGAAACCAATCCACAATGGATACTTCCAAAATTGATGGGTATGACGTTTTTGCTGATGTCACCTACGAGTTGTCAGAGTTACTGAAGGTGATTGAGATCAGCCTCTCCGACCCGAGCCTTCCCAGTGTGGTGATTGACCTATCCAAACCACTCAATAGTTCACAAGCCGAATGGACCACCATTTACGATGATACTTTTGGACGATGCTACCATATGTACCTGAACCCAGCCGTGACCAGGAAAGAGATTGTCAACATGGAGATCGAAGCCAAGGCCGGAATCTATATATATCTTCACCATCCAGGTCAACGGTTGGACGTTGACTCGAAAACCAAG GTATTTGCCGAGCTTGGGAACAAGCTTTTCATCGACTTGGCTCATGAGTTGTCCACGAACACATTGGGCCAAGACGGAGAGATGCCTTGCGACGCCTCTATGGATTGGGATTATGATGGATGCATTTATGAGAAGTTGGGCAATGAGCTATGGAACTCCTTCGGATGTGTTTTGCCATTTATGCCTTCGGTAAGTGGAAGATCCATTTGCCGATTTGACACTTCAACCCAAGAGGGTTTGGAGTGGAAGCATCAGGTCATTGAGCGCTACAATTATCTGTCATCAACTGGACAAAGAGGCCTTTGTGCCATGCCTTGCTCCACCATGGAAGTGTTTCTGGGTCTTCCATTCGATGGGGTGGAAGATCCCGACATTGCATACATCAAGATGTATATCAAATCCACCGTGAAAGTGAAGAAGACGGTTCTTGATTATACCTGGTTATCCATGTTGGCTGAGATAGGTGGTTACACAGGTCTATTATTGGGTATCTCTGTGGTCAATATCACCAATGTCGTGGATAAGGTCGTGACCAAATGCTTTGGCTGA
- the LOC131890081 gene encoding uncharacterized protein LOC131890081, with translation MCETLQLTWKLPNTHATKTMPKRTSSVLRAKAPKKVRSAKANNNSNNKTKKNYKSEEEVDKYALRACSIKKRIETESRKGQPRKRGPKPKPRPLPMSKYRRKTANLRERQRMGEINVAFDKLKDKIPTPIMAGKGRCEKLTKINVLHVAINYIRALENILDTGDAGVNVYGTSIVQSPFCPLPTGEGDDLEDEDMDTEEGDSNDPLEALSNAIKLTATINKSKKRNKSESSSNSSGDDSGFMEDADDPGDDRSPGSTPTKGLDNSPEVDCPDWTELTSTLDFLPRVVGFKSQPPPVATPSIPAPAPPTTTSGNLDTLLTISAAPVLPNKSARRVLQPKHFNQQSPEAATGSRNGVGSGGRSPQLPPPLSSSLSLIGDTSSIGAGVLNTGTTGKGSDFIGGGGGGLDPGLITSHVADLFTELAGSFDESLEGFEDFNFGVVDPFENLI, from the coding sequence ATGTGTGAAACCTTGCAACTGACTTGGAAGCTACCCAATACACACGCCACGAAGACCATGCCCAAGAGAACCTCCTCCGTTCTCAGAGCGAAGGCACCAAAGAAGGTCAGGTCCGCCAAGGCTAATAATAACAGCAATAACAAAACGAAGAAGAATTACAAGTCAGAGGAGGAAGTGGATAAATACGCTCTTCGAGCATGCTCCATTAAGAAACGAATCGAAACTGAATCTCGTAAAGGACAACCTCGGAAGCGAGGTCCAAAGCCTAAGCCTCGTCCTCTTCCCATGAGCAAGTACCGCAGAAAGACGGCCAACTTGAGAGAGAGACAACGAATGGGTGAGATAAACGTTGCCTTTGATAAGCTCAAGGACAAAATCCCCACCCCCATCATGGCGGGTAAAGGTCGGTGTGAAAAGTTAACCAAGATTAACGTCCTTCACGTGGCCATTAACTATATCCGAGCTCTGGAGAACATCTTGGACACTGGCGATGCCGGAGTAAATGTATATGGCACATCCATCGTTCAAAGCCCTTTCTGTCCCTTACCTACGGGTGAAGGTGATGACCTGGAGGATGAGGACATGGACACGGAGGAAGGAGATTCCAACGATCCCTTGGAGGCTCTGTCCAACGCCATCAAATTGACGGCCACAATCAATAAATCCAAGAAACGAAACAAAAGTGAGTCGAGTTCCAACTCAAGTGGAGATGATAGCGGTTTCATGGAAGATGCGGATGATCCAGGTGATGATAGAAGTCCCGGTTCAACCCCAACCAAGGGCCTCGACAATAGTCCCGAGGTGGATTGTCCGGATTGGACTGAGCTCACTTCCACTTTGGATTTCCTGCCTCGCGTTGTTGGCTTCAAATCTCAACCTCCTCCTGTGGCAACCCCTTCCATTCCTGCTCCGGCGCCTCCCACCACTACCAGTGGTAACCTCGACACTCTTTTGACCATATCAGCGGCACCAGTGTTGCCAAATAAAAGTGCCCGCCGAGTGCTCCAGCCCAAGCACTTCAATCAGCAAAGCCCGGAAGCTGCTACTGGATCTCGGAACGGCGTCGGGAGTGGCGGGAGATCACCTCAGCTTccccctcctctttcttcctctctgtCTTTGATCGGCGACACTTCTTCCATTGGCGCGGGAGTCTTGAATACAGGAACTACTGGGAAAGGAAGTGATTTCATTGGcggagggggaggaggactCGATCCTGGTTTGATCACGTCTCATGTGGCAGATCTTTTCACCGAGTTGGCCGGTAGTTTTGACGAGTCCTTGGAAGGATTCGAGGACTTCAACTTTGGGGTGGTTGATCCGTTcgaaaatttgatttga